A single region of the Lactobacillus isalae genome encodes:
- the asnA gene encoding aspartate--ammonia ligase yields the protein MTLILPKDYHPSLTIRDTEAAIVFIRETFQDKIAEKLNVQRMSAPMFVEKSTGLNDNLNGIERPVSFDMKAMPDDTIEVVHSLAKWKRLALKRYGFGMHEGLYTNMNAIRRDEDLDNFHSIYVDQWDWEKIISKDERNIDTLKDTVKQIFKAIKETEKEVAARYPSSTYRLPSEITFITTQELEDRWPDLTPDEREDKIAKEKKAVFLMKIGDKLKRSSIPHDGRAPDYDDWQLNGDLLFWYEPLKRKIEISSMGIRVSEDSLKEQLKKAHAEERSALPFHKMLLNGELPYTIGGGIGQSRLCMLLLGKAHIGEVQASIWPPKMIEECEAAGMQIL from the coding sequence ATGACATTAATATTACCTAAGGATTACCATCCAAGTTTAACTATTCGTGATACTGAAGCCGCAATTGTTTTTATTAGAGAAACTTTCCAAGATAAAATTGCTGAAAAATTAAATGTTCAAAGAATGTCTGCACCAATGTTCGTTGAAAAATCCACTGGGCTAAATGATAACCTAAATGGGATTGAACGTCCTGTTTCTTTTGACATGAAAGCTATGCCTGACGATACGATCGAAGTCGTTCATTCGCTAGCGAAGTGGAAGCGGCTTGCACTTAAGCGTTATGGTTTCGGGATGCATGAAGGCCTGTATACCAACATGAACGCGATTAGACGTGATGAAGATTTAGATAATTTCCACTCGATTTACGTAGACCAGTGGGATTGGGAAAAAATTATTTCCAAAGATGAGCGTAATATTGATACCTTAAAAGATACTGTTAAGCAAATTTTCAAAGCAATCAAAGAGACGGAAAAAGAAGTTGCAGCCCGCTACCCTAGCTCTACTTATCGTTTACCTAGCGAGATTACGTTCATTACTACTCAAGAACTCGAAGATCGCTGGCCTGACTTAACGCCAGATGAACGTGAGGATAAAATTGCTAAAGAGAAAAAAGCAGTATTTTTAATGAAAATTGGTGATAAGTTAAAGCGTAGCAGTATACCACATGATGGTCGTGCACCTGACTACGACGATTGGCAATTAAACGGTGACCTATTATTTTGGTATGAGCCATTAAAGCGCAAAATTGAAATTTCTTCAATGGGAATTCGTGTTAGTGAAGACTCACTTAAAGAGCAACTTAAAAAGGCTCACGCGGAAGAAAGATCCGCTCTTCCTTTTCATAAAATGCTCTTAAATGGCGAGCTTCCATATACAATTGGTGGAGGAATTGGACAATCTCGATTATGTATGCTTTTACTAGGAAAAGCTCATATCGGTGAAGTTCAAGCTAGTATCTGGCCTCCAAAAATGATTGAAGAATGTGAAGCAGCTGGTATGCAAATATTATAA
- a CDS encoding amino acid permease — protein sequence MENKKSMPKLKRSMTAGQMEMISLGGAIGVGLFMGSTSTIKWTGPSVLLAYMFVGLILYIVMRALGEMLYVNPGTGSFADYATEYVHPLAGYLAEWANVFEYIVVGMSEVVAATEYLKFWWPQVNTFWSGIIIILFLVLANLASAKAYASLEFWFAMIKVVTIILMIILGFIVIFFGVGNGGKPTGFSNLWSHGGFFTGGVKGFFFSMSIIVGSYEGIELLGISAGEVANPKKAIVKSVKSVLWRILIFYVGAIFVIVTIYPWNELSNIGSPFVTTFAKVGITAAASIINFVVLTAALSGANSGIYSSSRMLFKLAHDGDAPKTFGHISKRIVPNHAILGISGGILIGFIVNMIAATINKSTQDLFVIVFSSSVLPGMIPWFVILLAELKFRRNNQDLLVDHPFKLPLYPISNYFAFLMLIVIVVFMLINPETRISVLVGAAVLVIATIVYLIRHKKDGVNDGK from the coding sequence ATGGAAAATAAGAAATCAATGCCTAAGTTAAAACGTTCTATGACCGCTGGTCAAATGGAAATGATATCTTTAGGTGGAGCAATTGGTGTTGGATTGTTCATGGGATCCACCTCTACTATAAAATGGACGGGTCCCTCTGTTTTATTAGCATATATGTTTGTTGGCTTGATTTTGTATATTGTAATGCGAGCATTGGGTGAAATGCTATATGTAAATCCAGGTACCGGCTCATTTGCGGACTATGCAACGGAATATGTTCACCCACTAGCTGGATACCTAGCAGAGTGGGCTAATGTGTTTGAATATATAGTTGTTGGAATGTCTGAGGTAGTGGCAGCAACAGAATATCTAAAATTCTGGTGGCCACAGGTTAATACATTTTGGTCAGGAATAATTATTATTTTATTTTTGGTTTTAGCAAATTTGGCAAGTGCTAAAGCATATGCTTCCCTTGAATTCTGGTTTGCGATGATCAAAGTTGTAACTATTATTTTAATGATCATTTTAGGTTTCATTGTAATCTTCTTTGGCGTAGGTAATGGAGGAAAACCGACTGGTTTCAGTAACCTATGGTCGCATGGTGGTTTCTTTACTGGTGGAGTAAAAGGTTTCTTTTTCTCAATGTCAATTATCGTTGGCTCTTATGAAGGAATAGAATTACTGGGTATTTCAGCTGGAGAAGTTGCTAATCCTAAAAAAGCCATTGTTAAAAGTGTTAAATCGGTTTTATGGCGTATATTGATTTTCTATGTTGGAGCAATTTTTGTTATTGTTACGATTTATCCTTGGAACGAATTAAGTAATATAGGTTCTCCATTTGTAACTACCTTTGCTAAAGTAGGGATTACAGCCGCAGCAAGTATTATTAATTTTGTTGTTTTAACAGCTGCTTTATCGGGCGCAAACTCAGGTATTTATTCATCAAGTCGAATGCTATTTAAATTGGCTCATGATGGGGATGCACCAAAAACATTCGGTCATATTTCTAAACGAATAGTGCCTAACCATGCAATTTTAGGTATTTCCGGGGGAATATTAATTGGATTTATTGTAAATATGATTGCAGCTACGATTAATAAATCTACTCAAGATTTATTTGTTATCGTGTTTTCATCCTCAGTATTGCCGGGAATGATTCCGTGGTTTGTAATTTTACTTGCTGAGTTAAAATTTAGACGCAATAATCAAGATTTACTGGTCGATCATCCATTTAAATTACCTTTATATCCTATTTCTAATTATTTTGCTTTTTTGATGCTAATTGTTATTGTAGTCTTTATGCTTATTAATCCAGAAACTAGAATTTCTGTATTGGTTGGGGCAGCAGTATTAGTTATAGCTACAATAGTTTATCTAATTAGACATAAGAAGGATGGTGTCAATGATGGAAAATAA
- a CDS encoding gamma-glutamyl-gamma-aminobutyrate hydrolase family protein has protein sequence MKPIIGISGSVIVDDSGIFPGYRRSYVNEDYVDSVIQNGGIPYIIPFNENEEVVKEQLLNVQGLILSGGHDVDPHNYGEEPEQKLGDIWPERDQFDMRLLKLAEENGIPVLGICRGAQIINVYHGGTLYQDLSYRKEKTLKHNQDQTPTLLSHTVETVAGTKIAELLGKEKLQTNSFHHQLIKDVASGFKVSARCVDGVVEAIENDDASVIAVQWHPEMLHRVVSYQNNLFKYIIDNAKKK, from the coding sequence ATGAAACCAATTATTGGTATTTCTGGTTCTGTAATTGTTGATGATAGTGGTATTTTTCCAGGATATCGTCGTAGTTACGTTAACGAAGACTATGTTGATTCTGTAATACAAAATGGTGGAATTCCTTATATTATTCCTTTCAATGAAAATGAAGAAGTAGTAAAAGAACAGCTTTTAAATGTCCAAGGATTAATTTTATCTGGTGGTCACGATGTAGATCCGCATAACTATGGCGAAGAGCCTGAGCAAAAATTAGGTGATATCTGGCCTGAAAGAGATCAATTCGATATGCGATTGCTAAAATTAGCCGAAGAAAATGGAATTCCGGTTCTAGGTATCTGTCGCGGTGCACAAATAATTAATGTTTATCATGGTGGAACTTTATATCAAGACCTTAGCTATAGAAAAGAAAAAACACTAAAGCATAACCAAGACCAAACACCGACTTTGCTGAGTCATACTGTTGAAACAGTAGCTGGAACAAAAATTGCGGAATTGTTGGGCAAAGAAAAGTTACAAACAAATTCTTTCCACCATCAATTGATTAAGGATGTAGCATCAGGCTTTAAGGTTTCAGCTCGTTGTGTAGATGGAGTAGTGGAAGCAATTGAAAATGATGATGCATCAGTGATTGCAGTTCAGTGGCATCCTGAAATGCTTCATAGGGTTGTTTCATATCAAAATAACTTATTTAAGTATATTATTGATAATGCAAAGAAAAAGTAG
- a CDS encoding PTS mannose/fructose/sorbose transporter subunit IIC translates to MNAIQMILVVIVAFFAGMGGILDEFQFHQPLVACTLIGLVTGNLTIGIILGGSLQMIALGWANIGAAVAPDAALASVASTIILVQGGQGQKGIGTAIGIAIPLAVAGLFLTMLVRTISVAIVHIMDRKAEEANWRAIDRWQMIAVALQGLRIAIPAALLLAIPASVVRAGLNAMPAWLNEGMTIGGGMVVAVGYAMVINMMASREVWPFFIIGFCLAAVKELTLIALGGIGISLAIMYLALEGSKGGNNNNSNSGSGDPLGDILDDY, encoded by the coding sequence ATGAATGCTATTCAGATGATTCTGGTAGTGATCGTTGCCTTCTTTGCAGGTATGGGAGGAATTCTTGACGAATTTCAATTCCACCAACCTCTAGTGGCATGTACTTTAATTGGTTTAGTTACTGGTAACTTAACTATTGGTATTATTCTTGGCGGTTCACTACAAATGATTGCTTTAGGTTGGGCTAATATTGGTGCTGCAGTTGCTCCAGATGCAGCTTTAGCATCTGTTGCTTCAACTATTATTTTGGTTCAAGGTGGACAAGGACAAAAAGGTATTGGTACCGCTATAGGTATTGCTATTCCATTAGCTGTTGCTGGTTTGTTCTTAACCATGTTAGTTCGTACTATCTCTGTTGCTATTGTGCACATTATGGATAGAAAAGCTGAAGAAGCTAACTGGAGAGCCATTGATCGTTGGCAAATGATTGCTGTTGCTTTGCAAGGTTTAAGAATTGCGATCCCAGCAGCCTTATTACTTGCTATTCCAGCATCAGTAGTTCGTGCTGGTTTAAACGCGATGCCAGCTTGGTTGAATGAAGGTATGACCATCGGTGGTGGTATGGTTGTTGCTGTTGGTTATGCAATGGTTATTAACATGATGGCTAGTCGTGAAGTATGGCCATTCTTCATTATTGGTTTCTGTTTAGCAGCCGTTAAGGAATTAACTTTAATCGCTCTTGGTGGTATTGGTATTTCACTTGCTATTATGTACCTTGCTCTTGAAGGTTCTAAGGGTGGAAACAACAATAACTCTAATTCCGGTTCAGGTGACCCATTAGGCGATATCCTGGATGATTATTAA
- a CDS encoding APC family permease — protein sequence MNENETSKLGFWSIVLLAINSIIGSGIFLTPGSVVQQAGSKALIVYFIAAIFASILAISFAAAAKYVTKSGAAYAYSKAAFGNNVGFYMGILRYFSASVAWGVMAVGVIKSTISIFGGNPNKTMSVTIGFLILMAVITIINLFGQKVVKYVMNLATIGKLAALVLIIVAGVVLLIMTGASSNLNQVDQITQNGQKIVPTLTTTGFVMAIVSAFYAFTGFESVASGSDDMKNPAKNLPRAIPLAIIVIAVIYIGVVAVAMVLDPKALMTTKQVVAIAAIFKNEILRDVILVGALVSMFGINVASSFNAPRILEAMARENQFSKSLTKRTKNNFPIRTFFISVLLAILIPMAFEYNMVNLITLSAMVRFLGFIVVPLAVIQFYRGKTAEPVLDAQKNVWTDVVVPILSIILVIFLLVEYNWKAQFGVVNAQGQVTGINWYAIAMMIFGFIVLPLIMFIVSRKERKSK from the coding sequence ATGAATGAAAATGAAACAAGCAAATTAGGTTTTTGGTCTATTGTTCTGTTAGCTATTAATTCGATTATCGGATCTGGGATCTTTTTAACACCGGGGAGTGTTGTACAGCAGGCGGGATCAAAAGCATTGATTGTATACTTTATAGCTGCAATTTTTGCTTCTATTTTAGCTATTTCTTTTGCAGCAGCAGCAAAGTATGTGACTAAGTCTGGAGCAGCTTATGCTTATTCTAAGGCTGCTTTTGGAAATAATGTTGGTTTCTATATGGGAATTTTGCGTTACTTTTCTGCAAGCGTAGCCTGGGGTGTAATGGCAGTTGGAGTTATTAAGTCTACTATTTCTATTTTTGGTGGTAATCCAAATAAGACGATGAGTGTAACAATTGGATTTTTAATTTTAATGGCCGTTATTACAATCATTAATTTATTTGGTCAAAAAGTAGTTAAGTATGTTATGAATCTAGCTACAATTGGTAAATTAGCAGCTTTAGTATTAATTATTGTTGCAGGTGTAGTCTTATTAATTATGACTGGTGCATCAAGTAATCTAAACCAAGTAGATCAAATTACTCAAAACGGTCAAAAAATCGTTCCAACTCTGACTACTACTGGATTTGTAATGGCAATTGTATCAGCATTTTATGCTTTTACTGGATTTGAGTCGGTTGCTTCAGGTTCTGATGATATGAAAAATCCAGCTAAAAACTTACCACGTGCTATTCCTTTAGCAATCATAGTAATTGCGGTAATCTATATTGGTGTTGTAGCCGTAGCAATGGTGCTTGATCCTAAGGCGTTAATGACGACTAAACAGGTTGTGGCGATTGCTGCTATCTTTAAAAATGAAATTTTAAGAGATGTCATTTTGGTAGGTGCCTTGGTTTCAATGTTTGGTATTAACGTTGCTTCTAGCTTTAATGCTCCAAGAATTTTGGAAGCTATGGCACGTGAAAATCAATTTTCAAAGAGTTTAACTAAGAGAACTAAGAATAATTTCCCAATCAGAACTTTCTTTATTTCAGTGTTACTCGCAATTTTAATTCCAATGGCATTTGAATACAACATGGTTAACTTAATTACATTGAGTGCTATGGTGCGTTTCTTAGGCTTTATTGTAGTTCCATTGGCAGTTATCCAGTTCTATCGTGGAAAAACTGCAGAGCCGGTATTAGACGCTCAAAAGAACGTTTGGACAGATGTTGTTGTTCCAATTCTTTCAATTATTTTGGTTATCTTCTTGTTAGTAGAATATAACTGGAAAGCGCAATTTGGTGTCGTTAATGCACAAGGACAAGTAACAGGCATTAATTGGTATGCAATTGCAATGATGATTTTTGGCTTTATCGTTTTGCCATTAATTATGTTCATTGTTTCAAGAAAAGAGCGTAAATCTAAATAA
- a CDS encoding DUF956 family protein, protein MVQSLNTKSEYVDAGTWFRGIPTYGKILVGDKGFEFYSDNNPNDYVQIPWDEVTIVVADVYFGGKYIPRFKICTKKNGSFIFAARHVKPTLRAIRKHVPADNMRKALTIWQKIKRNFKRN, encoded by the coding sequence ATGGTTCAATCACTAAATACAAAATCAGAATATGTAGATGCTGGGACTTGGTTTAGAGGAATTCCTACATATGGAAAAATTCTAGTTGGAGATAAAGGCTTTGAATTTTACAGCGACAACAATCCAAATGATTATGTACAAATTCCTTGGGATGAAGTAACCATTGTAGTGGCAGATGTATATTTTGGTGGAAAGTATATTCCACGTTTCAAAATTTGTACTAAAAAAAATGGTAGTTTTATCTTTGCTGCAAGACATGTAAAGCCAACGTTGCGTGCTATTCGAAAACACGTACCAGCAGATAATATGAGAAAAGCTCTTACAATTTGGCAAAAGATTAAACGCAATTTCAAACGAAATTAA
- a CDS encoding PTS sugar transporter subunit IIB has protein sequence MVGIVLASHGGFADGIFQSAEMIFGKQENLAHVILKPDEGPDDIRAKMEKAVASFDDQDQVLFLIDLWGGTPFNQANNLVKEHEDTWAIVSGMNLPMVIEALGQRMGSDNAHDIAKAIVKPGRDGIKTQPESLMPKEETKAASSASAQPQGAIPEGTVIGDGHIKYVLARIDSRLLHGQVATGWTKAMNPNRIIVVSDNVAKDKIRKTMIKEAAPAGVPANVVPIDKMLEVVKDPRFGNTKALILFENPEDALKAIEGGMDIKELNVGSMAYSDGKVNVNTVLAMDQKDIDTYKKLRDLGVKFDVRKVPSDGKQNMDELLDKAQKLVDEKK, from the coding sequence ATGGTAGGAATTGTCCTAGCTAGTCACGGTGGCTTTGCTGATGGAATCTTTCAATCTGCTGAAATGATTTTTGGTAAGCAAGAAAACCTTGCTCACGTAATTTTAAAGCCAGATGAAGGTCCTGATGACATTAGAGCTAAGATGGAAAAGGCGGTTGCTTCTTTTGATGATCAAGACCAAGTCTTGTTTTTGATCGATCTATGGGGAGGTACACCATTCAATCAAGCAAATAATCTTGTTAAAGAGCATGAAGATACTTGGGCTATTGTTTCTGGTATGAACTTACCTATGGTTATTGAAGCTTTAGGTCAAAGAATGGGAAGCGACAATGCCCACGATATCGCTAAGGCTATTGTTAAACCTGGTCGTGACGGAATAAAGACACAACCAGAATCTCTCATGCCTAAAGAAGAGACTAAAGCAGCTTCAAGCGCTAGTGCACAACCACAAGGTGCTATTCCTGAAGGTACTGTCATTGGTGATGGTCACATTAAATATGTTTTAGCTAGAATTGATTCACGTCTTCTTCATGGACAAGTTGCAACTGGTTGGACTAAGGCAATGAATCCAAACCGGATTATTGTTGTTTCAGATAATGTTGCTAAAGATAAAATTCGTAAGACAATGATCAAGGAAGCAGCTCCAGCTGGTGTGCCTGCAAACGTTGTCCCAATCGATAAGATGCTCGAAGTAGTAAAAGATCCACGCTTTGGAAATACTAAGGCATTAATTTTATTTGAAAATCCAGAAGATGCTCTTAAAGCTATCGAAGGTGGAATGGACATCAAAGAATTGAATGTCGGTTCCATGGCTTATAGTGATGGTAAAGTAAATGTCAATACTGTTTTGGCAATGGATCAAAAAGATATTGATACATATAAGAAATTAAGAGACTTAGGCGTTAAATTTGATGTCCGTAAAGTTCCTTCTGATGGTAAACAAAACATGGATGAACTTTTGGATAAGGCTCAAAAATTAGTTGATGAAAAGAAATAA
- a CDS encoding DMT family transporter, whose amino-acid sequence MTKKRLWTCLAALACVFWGISGLFAKGLFNISVNITPIWISQVRMVVSGILLLIFAQVTGKKPLKTMTDKKDALTVIAYGLLGLLPVQYCYFIVVQQANASIATVLQFIGPFFVLFYMVVFEHQVLRAVDVIAAIVAFLGVFFLATHGHFNQLSLTPSVLFWGLLSAVGVATNTLIPRRLLDHTSSLVVTGWGLLFSGIALTIAHPVWPKIPNNINVFWLMAGVIVIGTLIPFQWMMGSLRYIKPSTASLLDAFEPVSATIGSVIVFGLVMAPIDWIGSIMIICAVLALNWEPKHHK is encoded by the coding sequence ATGACTAAAAAAAGATTATGGACATGCTTAGCAGCATTGGCCTGTGTTTTTTGGGGAATATCAGGTTTATTTGCCAAAGGATTATTTAATATCAGTGTCAATATAACGCCAATTTGGATTTCACAAGTACGAATGGTAGTAAGTGGAATTCTGCTTTTGATTTTTGCCCAAGTAACTGGAAAGAAGCCATTAAAGACAATGACTGATAAAAAAGATGCACTTACCGTCATTGCCTATGGGCTACTAGGACTATTGCCCGTACAATATTGTTACTTTATCGTTGTTCAACAGGCAAATGCTTCAATTGCGACCGTTTTACAGTTTATTGGGCCATTCTTTGTCTTGTTTTATATGGTAGTATTTGAACACCAAGTATTACGAGCAGTAGATGTTATTGCGGCTATCGTTGCGTTTTTAGGTGTTTTCTTTTTGGCTACACATGGTCACTTTAATCAATTATCATTGACTCCTTCAGTTCTATTTTGGGGTCTCCTTTCTGCCGTTGGAGTTGCTACTAACACTTTGATTCCACGTAGATTACTCGATCATACTTCAAGCTTGGTAGTTACAGGATGGGGATTATTATTTTCAGGAATTGCTTTGACCATTGCACATCCTGTTTGGCCGAAAATTCCAAACAATATTAATGTATTTTGGCTCATGGCAGGAGTGATTGTAATTGGAACCTTAATTCCTTTCCAATGGATGATGGGATCACTTCGCTATATTAAACCGTCAACTGCAAGTTTATTAGATGCATTTGAACCAGTCTCAGCTACAATTGGGTCAGTAATTGTATTTGGGCTAGTTATGGCGCCAATTGATTGGATCGGTTCAATTATGATTATTTGTGCTGTTTTAGCTCTTAATTGGGAACCTAAGCATCATAAGTAA
- a CDS encoding amino acid permease: MENKQNHPPKLKRSMTAGQMEMISLGGAIGVGLFMGSTSTIKWTGPSVLLAYMFVGLILYIVMRALGEMLYVSPGTGSFADYATEYISPLAGYLAEWANVFQYIVVGISEVVAATEYLKFWWPEVSVFWSGIIIIAFLLLANLASAKAYGALEFWFAMIKVVTIVLMIILGLLVILLGVGNHGKPVGFSNLWSHGGFFTGGVKGFFFSMAIIAGSYEGIELIGISAGEVANPQEAIVKSVKSVLWRILIFYVGAILVIVTIYPWNQLSNIGSPFVETFTKVGITAAAGIINFVVLTAALSGANSGIYSSSRMLFKLAHEGEAPKTFGKLSKHIVPDRAIIGITAGIFIGFILNLIVSTMNKSMGELFVIVYSSSVLPGMVAWFVILIAELKFRRNNAHLMENHPFKLPFYPYSNYFAFAMLLVIVIFMFINPETRVSVAVGAGVLLLATIVYLIKHRSKK, from the coding sequence ATGGAAAATAAGCAAAATCATCCTCCTAAGTTAAAACGCTCGATGACGGCTGGCCAAATGGAAATGATATCACTTGGTGGGGCAATTGGTGTTGGACTATTCATGGGATCCACATCGACGATTAAATGGACAGGTCCGTCTGTTTTATTAGCGTATATGTTTGTTGGCCTAATTTTATATATCGTAATGCGAGCATTAGGCGAAATGCTTTATGTTAGTCCGGGTACAGGCTCGTTTGCGGATTATGCAACAGAATATATTTCACCATTAGCTGGATATTTGGCGGAATGGGCTAATGTCTTTCAATATATTGTAGTTGGAATTTCAGAAGTTGTAGCTGCAACAGAATATTTGAAATTTTGGTGGCCAGAAGTTAGTGTTTTTTGGTCAGGAATAATAATTATTGCTTTCTTGTTACTAGCAAACTTGGCAAGCGCCAAAGCATATGGAGCTTTGGAATTCTGGTTTGCGATGATTAAAGTAGTAACAATTGTGTTAATGATTATTTTAGGATTATTAGTGATCTTACTTGGAGTAGGAAACCATGGAAAGCCAGTTGGTTTTAGTAATCTATGGTCGCATGGTGGCTTTTTCACTGGTGGAGTAAAAGGTTTCTTCTTTTCAATGGCAATTATTGCTGGTTCTTATGAAGGTATAGAGTTAATCGGTATTTCAGCTGGAGAGGTTGCTAATCCACAAGAAGCAATTGTAAAGAGCGTAAAATCAGTTTTATGGAGAATCTTAATTTTTTACGTTGGAGCAATTTTGGTTATTGTTACAATTTATCCATGGAATCAGTTAAGTAATATTGGCTCGCCATTTGTAGAAACTTTTACTAAAGTTGGAATTACAGCAGCTGCTGGAATTATTAACTTTGTCGTTTTAACGGCTGCTTTATCAGGTGCCAACTCGGGAATTTATTCATCAAGTCGAATGCTGTTTAAGCTTGCACATGAGGGAGAGGCACCAAAGACTTTTGGTAAATTGTCAAAACATATTGTTCCAGATCGTGCTATTATTGGAATTACTGCTGGTATTTTTATTGGATTTATTTTGAACTTAATAGTTTCAACTATGAATAAATCAATGGGAGAATTATTTGTTATTGTTTATAGTTCCTCCGTTTTACCAGGAATGGTAGCTTGGTTTGTAATTCTAATTGCTGAATTAAAATTCAGAAGAAATAATGCACACTTAATGGAAAATCATCCATTTAAGTTACCTTTTTATCCATATTCAAATTACTTTGCTTTTGCAATGCTGCTAGTAATTGTGATTTTTATGTTTATTAATCCTGAAACAAGAGTATCGGTGGCTGTTGGGGCCGGCGTATTATTACTTGCAACTATTGTTTATTTGATTAAGCATCGAAGTAAGAAATAA
- a CDS encoding PTS system mannose/fructose/sorbose family transporter subunit IID: MTETAQKKLTLSKSDRIKVWWRSTFIQGSWNYERMQNGGWAYSLIPALRKLYPEKKNLSLALKRHLEFFNTHPYLASPIIGVTLALEEDKANGAEVDNTAIQGVKVGMMGPLAGVGDPVFWYTVRPIIGSLGASLALSGNILGPILFFVLWNVIRMAFLWYTQEMGYKAGTKITEDASGGLLQKITRGASMMGMFVIGALIERWVTINFKPVVSSVPLQKGAYIDWNTLPKGAEGIHKALSEYNLGNGMALDRIKETTLQQNLDSLIPGLAAVLLTFLCMWLLKKKVSPIVIIIGIFVVGIVGHVIGLL; this comes from the coding sequence ATGACTGAAACTGCACAAAAGAAATTAACTTTAAGTAAATCAGATCGTATTAAGGTTTGGTGGCGTTCTACTTTCATCCAAGGTTCATGGAACTATGAAAGAATGCAAAACGGTGGTTGGGCATACAGTTTGATCCCAGCTTTAAGAAAATTATATCCGGAAAAGAAAAATTTATCTCTTGCATTAAAGAGACACTTGGAATTCTTTAACACTCACCCTTATTTAGCATCACCTATTATTGGTGTTACTCTTGCTTTGGAAGAGGATAAGGCTAATGGTGCTGAAGTTGATAACACTGCTATTCAAGGTGTTAAGGTTGGTATGATGGGACCTTTGGCCGGTGTTGGTGACCCTGTATTCTGGTACACTGTTCGTCCTATTATTGGATCATTGGGTGCTTCACTTGCTTTGAGTGGTAACATCTTAGGACCTATTTTATTCTTTGTATTATGGAACGTTATTCGTATGGCATTCTTATGGTACACTCAAGAAATGGGTTACAAGGCTGGTACTAAGATTACTGAAGATGCTTCAGGTGGTTTATTACAAAAGATTACCCGTGGTGCTTCAATGATGGGTATGTTTGTTATCGGTGCCTTAATTGAGCGTTGGGTAACAATTAACTTCAAGCCGGTTGTTTCAAGTGTTCCACTTCAAAAGGGTGCATACATTGATTGGAATACTCTTCCAAAAGGAGCCGAGGGTATTCACAAGGCTTTAAGTGAGTACAATTTAGGTAACGGTATGGCCTTAGATAGAATTAAGGAAACAACGTTGCAACAAAACTTGGATAGTTTGATTCCTGGTCTTGCCGCAGTCCTATTAACTTTCTTATGTATGTGGTTATTAAAGAAGAAAGTTTCACCAATCGTTATCATTATTGGTATCTTCGTTGTTGGTATTGTAGGTCACGTAATCGGCTTACTATAA